One genomic region from Nocardia vinacea encodes:
- the cydB gene encoding cytochrome d ubiquinol oxidase subunit II: MNLQQFWFLLIGVLFTGYFVLEGFDFGVGMLMPILGKGSDTRRRVVLNTIGPVWDGNEVWLLTAGGAMFAAFPEWYASLFSGFYLALLLVLVALIVRVCAIEYRSKIDDARWRAWCDAAIGIGSWVPALAWGWVFANVVRGVPLNEKKHMAGSVWDLLGPYALLGGLATGLLFALHGAVFLVLKTGGEVRDDAAKTVRLLLAPTAVVVGVFGVWTQLAYGTGWTWIPLALAVIGLLLAGAASFAERDGWAFVGTAVTTAAATVLLFGSLYPNVLPSTISDMFNLTIDNASSTPYTLKVMSWAAVVVTPVVLGYQGWTYWVFRKRITVEQIPAPVGLPLEAVKD; encoded by the coding sequence ATGAATCTGCAACAGTTCTGGTTTCTGCTGATCGGCGTCTTGTTCACCGGCTACTTCGTGCTGGAGGGCTTCGACTTCGGGGTCGGCATGCTGATGCCGATCCTCGGCAAGGGCAGCGATACCCGAAGGCGGGTGGTGCTCAATACGATCGGGCCGGTGTGGGACGGCAACGAGGTCTGGTTGCTGACCGCGGGCGGTGCGATGTTCGCGGCCTTTCCGGAGTGGTACGCGAGCCTGTTCTCCGGGTTCTATCTCGCGCTGCTGCTGGTGCTGGTCGCGCTGATCGTGCGGGTCTGTGCCATCGAATATCGCAGCAAAATCGACGATGCGCGGTGGCGGGCCTGGTGTGATGCCGCGATCGGAATCGGTTCCTGGGTACCGGCATTGGCGTGGGGCTGGGTATTCGCCAATGTGGTGCGCGGGGTGCCGCTGAACGAGAAGAAGCACATGGCCGGCTCGGTGTGGGATCTGCTCGGGCCGTACGCATTGCTCGGCGGGCTCGCGACCGGATTGCTGTTCGCGCTGCACGGTGCGGTCTTCCTGGTGCTGAAGACCGGCGGCGAGGTGCGCGACGATGCGGCGAAGACGGTGCGATTGTTGCTGGCGCCGACCGCGGTCGTGGTAGGTGTGTTCGGGGTGTGGACGCAGTTGGCCTACGGAACCGGATGGACCTGGATTCCGTTGGCGCTGGCCGTAATCGGGCTGCTGCTCGCGGGTGCGGCGAGTTTCGCCGAGCGCGACGGCTGGGCGTTCGTCGGCACGGCGGTCACCACCGCCGCGGCGACGGTGCTGCTGTTCGGGTCGCTGTATCCGAATGTGCTGCCGTCCACCATCAGCGACATGTTCAACCTGACCATCGACAATGCCTCCTCGACGCCGTACACGCTGAAGGTGATGAGCTGGGCGGCCGTGGTCGTCACGCCCGTGGTGCTGGGCTATCAGGGGTGGACGTATTGGGTGTTCCGCAAACGGATTACGGTCGAGCAGATTCCGGCGCCGGTCGGCCTGCCGTTGGAAGCCGTCAAGGACTGA
- a CDS encoding asparaginase has translation MTVELVEVVRSGFRECVHSGSVVILGADGEPTLALGEVHVPIFPRSTNKPMQAITLLRNGFEPLDDAELAIATASHYGEPDHVALVERLLDRFGFDEKSLECPPDLPQEERARAEALPEPRRVYMNCSGKHAAMLATCAVNGWPTEGYLDQAHPLQQAVIATITDLTGEPETDLGIDGCGLPIIPVSLVNLARAFAAMATAAPGSPERRVADAIRANPRVISGTNAPDLLTMQATPGLVCKIGADGVHAGALPDGTAFAYKIADGHDRARIPLTLAILHRMGVEWTAAHAELAAPPVLGGGARVGVIRAIPGVV, from the coding sequence ATGACCGTCGAGCTGGTCGAGGTCGTCCGCTCCGGCTTCCGCGAATGCGTGCACAGCGGTTCGGTGGTGATCCTCGGCGCCGACGGCGAACCGACCCTCGCGCTCGGCGAGGTGCACGTCCCGATCTTCCCGCGTTCCACCAACAAGCCCATGCAGGCGATCACCTTGCTGCGCAACGGCTTCGAACCGCTCGACGATGCCGAGCTGGCCATCGCGACCGCATCGCACTACGGCGAACCGGATCACGTCGCGCTGGTCGAGCGTCTGCTCGACCGTTTCGGCTTCGACGAGAAGTCCCTTGAATGCCCGCCCGACCTGCCGCAGGAGGAGCGCGCACGGGCCGAGGCGCTACCCGAACCCCGTCGGGTGTACATGAACTGCTCCGGTAAGCACGCGGCCATGCTCGCCACCTGCGCCGTCAACGGCTGGCCCACCGAGGGCTATCTGGACCAGGCGCACCCGCTGCAACAAGCGGTGATCGCGACCATCACCGACCTCACCGGCGAACCCGAAACCGACCTCGGCATCGATGGCTGCGGACTACCGATCATCCCGGTCTCACTGGTGAATCTGGCCCGCGCGTTCGCGGCCATGGCGACCGCCGCGCCCGGCTCGCCGGAGCGGCGCGTCGCCGATGCGATTCGTGCCAATCCGCGAGTGATTTCCGGCACGAACGCACCCGATTTACTGACCATGCAGGCCACTCCCGGCCTGGTCTGCAAGATCGGCGCGGACGGTGTGCACGCGGGGGCGCTACCGGACGGAACGGCCTTCGCATACAAGATCGCCGATGGTCACGACCGTGCGCGAATCCCCCTGACGCTGGCCATTCTGCATCGCATGGGCGTCGAATGGACCGCCGCGCATGCCGAACTCGCGGCGCCGCCGGTGCTCGGCGGCGGTGCCAGGGTCGGGGTCATCCGAGCGATTCCCGGGGTCGTCTGA
- a CDS encoding aminodeoxychorismate lyase, with protein MVDRVLVTLDGAVQDPDAPLLFADDIGVLRGDGVFESVLVRAGDACAIEFHLGRLRRSAQALDLPEPELGKWRDAVEAATKEWGTDREGLMRLVLTRGRDTELSAPSSVTSGDLAAAVPVPTSYVLVLPVPLRVQKARTDGVAVVSLSRGISVDLAQAAPWQLLGAKTLSYATNMAALRFAQRMGADDVIFTSTENRVLEGPRSSVVIVRDKQLITPPAKNGVLPGVTQRALFAEAEKAGWKCSYESLFTADLLTCDSVWLMSSITLAARVNSLDGLRMMAPDNAAEIIELVDRGVERAGAIGDW; from the coding sequence ATGGTGGATCGAGTTCTTGTAACACTCGACGGCGCCGTCCAGGATCCGGACGCGCCGTTGTTGTTTGCCGACGACATCGGCGTACTGCGCGGCGACGGTGTCTTCGAGTCGGTTTTGGTTCGTGCCGGTGACGCGTGCGCGATCGAATTTCATCTAGGCCGACTGCGTCGTTCGGCGCAGGCGCTCGATCTACCCGAGCCCGAACTGGGTAAATGGCGAGACGCGGTCGAGGCGGCGACGAAGGAATGGGGGACCGACCGCGAGGGCCTGATGCGGCTGGTCCTCACCCGTGGGCGCGATACCGAGCTGTCGGCTCCGTCCAGCGTCACCTCCGGCGATCTCGCGGCCGCGGTGCCGGTGCCGACCTCCTATGTGCTGGTGCTGCCGGTGCCCTTGCGGGTGCAGAAGGCGCGCACCGATGGCGTCGCGGTGGTGTCGCTATCACGCGGGATCTCGGTCGATCTGGCGCAGGCCGCGCCGTGGCAGCTGTTGGGTGCGAAGACGCTCTCCTATGCCACCAATATGGCGGCGCTGCGGTTCGCGCAGCGGATGGGCGCCGATGACGTGATCTTCACCAGTACCGAGAACCGGGTGCTGGAGGGGCCGCGCTCGTCGGTGGTGATCGTGCGCGATAAGCAGTTGATCACCCCGCCCGCGAAGAACGGCGTACTGCCGGGGGTTACCCAGCGCGCGCTGTTCGCCGAGGCCGAGAAGGCGGGGTGGAAGTGCAGCTACGAATCGTTGTTCACCGCCGACCTGTTGACCTGCGACAGCGTTTGGCTGATGTCGAGCATCACGCTCGCCGCGCGGGTGAATTCACTGGACGGATTGCGCATGATGGCGCCGGACAATGCGGCCGAAATCATCGAATTGGTGGACCGAGGAGTGGAGCGTGCCGGGGCCATCGGCGATTGGTGA
- a CDS encoding DUF3073 domain-containing protein, with protein MGRGRAKAKQTKVARELKYSSAPTDFASLQRELSGSPTSQRSGGVLSDEHDADESSSRWDEDDDYKDWRR; from the coding sequence ATGGGCCGTGGCCGGGCTAAGGCAAAGCAGACCAAAGTCGCACGCGAGCTGAAGTACAGCTCCGCGCCGACTGACTTCGCGAGCCTTCAGCGCGAGCTTTCGGGTAGCCCCACCTCCCAGCGGAGTGGTGGTGTGCTGTCCGATGAGCACGACGCGGACGAATCCTCATCCCGCTGGGATGAGGACGACGACTACAAAGACTGGCGCCGCTGA
- the cydC gene encoding thiol reductant ABC exporter subunit CydC, giving the protein MWGLLELSPWRVAVAIGWGVLALGSGLGLAALAAWLIARAWEMPPVLDLSVAVVAVRALGISRGLCRYLERLATHDVALRAMTTARTTVYRTLAQSDAWMRRDMRGSTSDGAANGGDGSGGLRAEELDGSVRRLGHDGAARSARGVAGSARGVAGSARGAAGSARGVDRPIAATDSTSADGAASLRRGDLLVRIGSDIDDLGAVVVRVFVPIAVAIVLSLAAIGLMATISVGAAAILAVSLGIAGIVAPWLSGWAAREAERAVRADRAEFTAQALTVLDHAAELRVAGKLDAALAAADRAGQRAVAAEDSAAARSAWAAAATPLSIGAGVFGALLIGIAVYGTNPPAMTPMALTILVLLPLSAFEAVAPLPAAAQALTTARAALHRLPLLESTTRNPMTQQRSDHAIAGSATNRHSDSARDHLLRNAPGRASGHSVAGSSHEGAPVAPDRRGTDADIRDARNRLPGNLPERPAGKRIAVVGPSGAGKTTLLMAWAGLFGTPVPGVTFFAEDAHIFGTSVLENLRVARGDLNAQEAEKALCTVGLGDWLESLPDGVHTDLVAGAAAVSGGQRRRILLARALISPARVLLLDEPTEHLEAEAGARLLRELLDIDSGLVEPDRIVVVVTHQLPSDHRAEVVLHIDASGQVTATGVAEERTGSAPREIPLPTH; this is encoded by the coding sequence ATGTGGGGGCTGCTCGAGTTGTCGCCGTGGCGAGTTGCGGTGGCGATCGGGTGGGGGGTGCTGGCGCTGGGCAGCGGGCTCGGGCTAGCGGCCTTGGCGGCGTGGTTGATCGCACGTGCCTGGGAGATGCCGCCGGTGCTCGATCTGAGCGTTGCTGTTGTCGCGGTACGTGCACTGGGTATCTCCCGTGGGCTGTGCCGATACCTGGAACGCCTTGCTACCCATGATGTTGCGCTGCGTGCGATGACGACCGCTCGGACAACCGTCTACCGGACCCTCGCCCAATCCGATGCCTGGATGCGGCGGGATATGCGAGGTAGCACTTCGGACGGAGCAGCCAACGGCGGTGACGGTTCTGGCGGCTTACGTGCCGAAGAGTTGGACGGGTCGGTTCGTCGGCTCGGCCACGATGGTGCGGCTCGCTCGGCCCGTGGTGTTGCTGGCTCGGCCCGTGGTGTGGCTGGCTCGGCCCGGGGTGCGGCTGGCTCGGCCCGCGGTGTGGATCGGCCGATCGCAGCGACGGATTCGACGAGCGCGGATGGTGCTGCGTCGTTGCGGCGCGGGGACCTGCTGGTTCGAATCGGCAGCGATATCGACGATCTCGGTGCCGTTGTGGTCCGCGTGTTCGTGCCGATCGCGGTCGCGATTGTGCTGTCGCTGGCCGCGATCGGACTCATGGCCACCATTTCGGTTGGGGCCGCGGCCATTCTGGCCGTATCGCTCGGCATTGCCGGAATCGTCGCACCATGGCTCTCGGGGTGGGCCGCCCGCGAGGCCGAGCGTGCGGTGCGCGCCGACCGGGCCGAATTCACCGCCCAGGCGCTCACGGTCCTCGACCACGCGGCCGAACTCCGCGTCGCGGGCAAGCTGGATGCCGCGCTGGCGGCCGCCGACCGCGCCGGACAACGTGCGGTCGCCGCCGAGGATTCCGCGGCCGCACGCAGCGCCTGGGCCGCGGCGGCAACGCCCCTCTCGATCGGCGCCGGCGTCTTCGGCGCCCTCCTGATCGGCATCGCCGTCTACGGCACCAACCCGCCCGCCATGACCCCCATGGCCCTCACCATCCTTGTCCTGCTCCCCCTCTCAGCCTTCGAAGCAGTCGCCCCGCTCCCCGCCGCCGCCCAAGCCCTCACCACCGCCCGCGCCGCCCTCCACCGCCTCCCTCTGCTCGAATCCACCACCCGAAACCCGATGACGCAGCAACGCTCCGACCACGCGATCGCTGGCTCCGCCACGAACCGCCACAGCGACTCGGCACGCGATCATCTGCTGCGCAATGCCCCCGGACGAGCCAGCGGGCACAGCGTGGCTGGCTCGTCGCATGAGGGCGCACCAGTGGCACCTGACCGCAGGGGGACCGATGCGGACATCCGCGACGCACGAAATCGATTGCCGGGCAACCTCCCCGAGCGTCCGGCAGGGAAGCGGATTGCCGTCGTCGGACCGAGCGGCGCGGGCAAGACCACGTTGCTCATGGCGTGGGCGGGGCTGTTCGGTACGCCCGTGCCCGGCGTGACGTTCTTTGCCGAGGATGCGCACATCTTCGGCACCTCCGTGCTCGAGAACCTGCGTGTCGCCCGGGGGGATCTCAATGCGCAGGAGGCCGAGAAGGCCTTGTGCACGGTCGGTCTCGGGGATTGGCTGGAGTCACTGCCGGATGGTGTGCACACGGATCTGGTCGCAGGTGCGGCTGCGGTTTCGGGCGGGCAGCGGCGGCGGATTCTGCTCGCCCGGGCGCTCATTTCGCCCGCGCGGGTGCTGCTCCTCGATGAGCCGACCGAACATCTCGAGGCCGAAGCGGGCGCGCGACTGCTGCGTGAGTTACTCGATATCGACAGCGGACTGGTCGAACCGGACCGAATTGTGGTCGTCGTCACACATCAGCTGCCATCCGATCACCGCGCCGAAGTGGTGCTGCACATCGATGCATCAGGCCAGGTCACGGCCACTGGAGTAGCCGAGGAGCGCACCGGTTCAGCGCCCCGCGAAATTCCGTTGCCGACTCACTGA
- a CDS encoding folate-binding protein, giving the protein MSVVVAPSPILAVPGAVAGAAGSPDAAVAWHYGDPFREQRAAAERVAIVDRSHRFVLKITGAERLTWLHTITSQHIANLGDGRSAENLDLDLNGRVLHHFVLTELDATVWIDTEGEHGPALLEFLAKMVFWADAKPVEAADHAVLSLLGPRITELTEALGISTLPETYDAVPLPDGGFLRRMPWPTADSFDLVIPRDQLADRWARLTAAGAEPAGMWAFEALRVAALRPRIGLDTDERTIPHEARWIGGVAEHGAVHLDKGCYRGQETVARVHNLGKPPRHLVLLHLDGSADERPTTGEDVTVGGRAVGRLGTVIDHYEFGPIALALIKRTIPAGTELVAGPTAAAIDPDSVPSEDAPQAGRIAVDRLRGR; this is encoded by the coding sequence GTGTCCGTGGTCGTAGCACCCAGTCCTATCCTCGCTGTCCCGGGCGCCGTCGCGGGAGCGGCCGGTTCGCCGGATGCCGCCGTCGCCTGGCATTACGGGGATCCCTTCCGAGAACAGCGCGCCGCCGCGGAGCGGGTGGCGATCGTCGACCGGTCGCATCGCTTCGTCCTGAAAATCACCGGGGCCGAGCGGCTGACCTGGTTGCATACCATCACCAGCCAGCACATCGCGAACCTCGGTGACGGTCGGTCCGCCGAGAACTTGGACCTCGATCTCAACGGCCGCGTGCTGCACCATTTCGTACTCACCGAGCTGGACGCCACGGTGTGGATCGACACCGAAGGCGAGCACGGACCGGCGCTGCTGGAGTTCCTGGCGAAGATGGTCTTCTGGGCCGATGCCAAACCGGTCGAGGCCGCCGATCATGCGGTACTGAGCCTGCTCGGTCCACGCATTACCGAATTGACCGAAGCGCTCGGCATTTCCACCCTCCCGGAGACCTACGACGCGGTGCCACTGCCGGACGGCGGGTTCCTGCGCCGCATGCCGTGGCCGACCGCGGACTCCTTCGACCTGGTCATCCCACGCGACCAACTCGCCGACCGCTGGGCTCGCCTCACCGCCGCCGGCGCCGAACCGGCGGGCATGTGGGCCTTCGAGGCACTGCGCGTCGCGGCACTGCGCCCCCGGATCGGACTCGACACCGACGAACGGACCATCCCGCACGAGGCCCGCTGGATCGGCGGTGTCGCCGAACACGGTGCGGTGCACCTGGACAAGGGCTGCTATCGCGGCCAGGAAACGGTGGCCCGGGTGCACAACCTCGGCAAGCCGCCGCGCCACCTGGTGCTGCTGCATCTCGACGGCTCGGCCGACGAACGTCCGACAACCGGCGAGGACGTCACTGTCGGCGGGCGTGCTGTCGGCCGACTCGGCACCGTCATCGACCACTACGAATTCGGTCCCATCGCACTGGCTTTGATCAAACGCACCATCCCGGCCGGTACCGAACTGGTCGCGGGCCCGACTGCGGCCGCCATCGATCCGGATTCGGTCCCCTCCGAGGATGCACCCCAGGCGGGTCGGATCGCCGTCGACCGGTTGCGTGGCCGTTGA
- a CDS encoding cytochrome ubiquinol oxidase subunit I has product MSVLDLSRWQFGITTVYHFIFVPLTIGLAPLVAGMQTAWVITGKEHWYRLTKFFGKLFLINFALGVATGIVQEFQFGMNWSEYSRFVGDVFGAPLALEALVAFFLESTFLGLWIFGWTRLPKMVHLATIWFVAIGVNASAYFIVAANSFMQHPVGAKYNPERGRAELTSIWTVLTNNTTLAAFPHVVAGAFLTSGTFVVGICGWWMVRNARSGDETKVAEAQTMWRSGGRGGLWVIVIAGVALFFTGDVQGKLMFEQQPMKMASAESLCNTATDPDFSVLTIGTHNNCDSVTHVLEVPYVLPYLAKGKFSDVTLDGVTDLQHAYNAKFGPGDYRPNLFVTYWSFRAMIGLSAGAILLWLVGLWLTRGGRITDKRWYSWLCLIAIPTPFLANSAGWVFTEMGRQPWVVAPNPTGDQSLRLMVQQGVSDHVAGTVITSLVVFTLLYGALAVVWFYLMRRYTVAGPEAPAATRPDGGPDDTREGGRDRAEDVEQLSFAY; this is encoded by the coding sequence TTGAGCGTCCTGGACTTATCGCGTTGGCAGTTCGGCATCACCACCGTCTATCACTTCATCTTCGTTCCGTTGACGATCGGTCTGGCCCCGCTGGTGGCGGGCATGCAGACCGCTTGGGTGATTACCGGCAAAGAGCACTGGTACCGGCTGACCAAATTCTTCGGGAAGCTGTTCCTGATCAATTTCGCACTCGGTGTCGCGACCGGCATCGTGCAGGAATTCCAGTTCGGCATGAACTGGAGCGAATACTCCCGCTTCGTCGGTGACGTCTTCGGTGCACCGCTCGCGCTGGAGGCGCTCGTCGCATTCTTCCTGGAATCGACCTTCCTCGGCCTGTGGATCTTCGGTTGGACCCGGCTGCCGAAAATGGTGCACCTGGCGACGATTTGGTTCGTCGCGATCGGGGTGAATGCCTCCGCGTACTTCATCGTCGCGGCCAATTCGTTCATGCAGCATCCGGTCGGCGCCAAATACAACCCGGAGCGCGGGCGCGCCGAACTCACCAGCATCTGGACGGTACTCACCAATAACACGACGCTGGCGGCCTTTCCGCACGTGGTGGCCGGAGCATTCCTGACCTCGGGAACTTTTGTGGTCGGCATCTGCGGCTGGTGGATGGTGCGCAATGCGCGCAGCGGTGACGAGACCAAAGTCGCTGAGGCGCAAACGATGTGGCGCTCCGGCGGACGCGGCGGCCTGTGGGTGATCGTCATTGCCGGCGTCGCGCTGTTCTTCACCGGTGATGTGCAGGGCAAGCTGATGTTCGAACAGCAGCCGATGAAAATGGCTTCGGCGGAGTCGCTGTGCAATACCGCAACCGATCCGGACTTCTCGGTGCTGACCATCGGCACGCACAACAACTGCGACAGCGTGACGCACGTGCTCGAGGTGCCCTATGTGCTGCCGTACTTGGCCAAGGGCAAGTTCAGCGATGTCACCCTGGACGGTGTCACCGATCTGCAGCACGCGTACAACGCGAAGTTCGGGCCCGGCGACTACCGGCCCAATCTGTTCGTCACCTACTGGTCCTTCCGCGCCATGATCGGCCTGTCGGCCGGTGCGATCCTGCTCTGGTTGGTGGGCCTCTGGCTGACCCGCGGTGGCCGGATCACCGATAAGCGCTGGTACTCGTGGCTGTGCCTGATCGCCATCCCGACCCCGTTCCTGGCCAATAGCGCGGGCTGGGTCTTCACCGAAATGGGTAGGCAGCCATGGGTTGTCGCGCCGAATCCGACCGGTGACCAGAGCCTGCGGCTGATGGTGCAGCAGGGCGTCTCCGACCACGTCGCGGGCACCGTGATCACCTCGCTCGTGGTGTTCACCCTGCTGTACGGCGCGCTCGCGGTGGTGTGGTTCTACCTGATGCGGCGGTACACGGTCGCGGGACCCGAAGCGCCCGCGGCCACCCGGCCCGATGGCGGACCGGATGACACGCGGGAAGGAGGCCGCGACCGTGCCGAAGACGTTGAGCAGCTTTCGTTCGCCTACTAA
- the purM gene encoding phosphoribosylformylglycinamidine cyclo-ligase, with the protein MTEQTPSGASASYAAAGVDIEAGDRAVELFGPLAKKASRPEVQGGLGGFAGLFALKGGYREPLLAASTDGVGTKIAVAQAMDKHDTVGLDLVAMVVDDLVVCGAEPLFLQDYIAIGKVVPEKVAELVSGIAEGCVRAGCALLGGETAEHPGLMDPDDYDLSATGVGVVEADSVLGPDRVRPGDVVIAMGSSGLHSNGYSLARKVLLDIDRMSLTGHVEEFGRTLGEELLEPTVIYAKDCLALIAETDVRTFAHVTGGGLAANLGRVIPAGMVAELDRGTWNPAPVFKMIAQRGRVDRVEMEKTFNMGVGMVAVVAPEDVDRALAVLTARHIACWTLGTVKKAKDADAVRTVLVGEHPRF; encoded by the coding sequence ATGACTGAGCAGACCCCCAGTGGTGCCAGTGCCTCGTACGCCGCAGCCGGCGTGGATATCGAGGCAGGTGACCGCGCAGTCGAGTTGTTCGGGCCATTGGCGAAGAAGGCCAGCCGACCCGAGGTGCAGGGTGGGCTCGGCGGATTCGCCGGGCTGTTCGCACTGAAGGGGGGCTACCGCGAGCCGTTGCTCGCGGCCTCCACCGACGGGGTCGGCACCAAGATCGCGGTCGCCCAGGCGATGGACAAGCACGACACGGTCGGCCTCGACCTGGTCGCCATGGTCGTGGACGATCTGGTGGTCTGCGGCGCCGAGCCGCTGTTCCTGCAGGACTACATCGCCATCGGCAAGGTCGTCCCGGAGAAGGTGGCCGAACTGGTCTCCGGTATCGCGGAGGGCTGCGTGCGGGCGGGCTGCGCACTACTCGGTGGCGAGACCGCCGAACACCCCGGCCTGATGGATCCCGACGACTACGACCTGTCCGCGACCGGTGTCGGCGTGGTCGAAGCCGATTCGGTGCTCGGTCCGGACCGGGTGCGTCCCGGCGATGTGGTGATCGCCATGGGCTCCTCGGGGCTGCACTCCAACGGCTACAGCCTGGCCCGCAAGGTGCTGCTCGATATCGACCGGATGTCGTTGACCGGCCACGTCGAGGAGTTCGGCCGCACCCTCGGTGAGGAGCTGCTCGAGCCGACGGTCATCTACGCCAAGGACTGCCTCGCGCTGATCGCCGAAACCGATGTGCGCACCTTCGCACACGTCACCGGCGGTGGCTTGGCCGCGAATCTGGGCCGGGTGATCCCCGCGGGCATGGTCGCCGAACTGGATCGCGGCACCTGGAATCCGGCGCCGGTATTCAAGATGATCGCGCAGCGCGGCCGGGTCGACCGGGTCGAGATGGAGAAGACCTTCAATATGGGCGTCGGCATGGTTGCCGTGGTGGCGCCCGAGGACGTCGACCGGGCCCTGGCCGTGCTGACGGCACGGCACATCGCCTGCTGGACCCTCGGCACCGTCAAGAAGGCCAAGGACGCCGACGCGGTCCGCACCGTACTGGTCGGCGAGCACCCGCGCTTCTGA
- a CDS encoding ABC transporter ATP-binding protein/permease encodes MARPPVDPRLWKYARSARRYLVLSVALSVVITGSIVVTAVALAKVLAGVVTDPGRRSFGAWTFELVVLMVAIGCRVLATWVQSRIAHRAGAAVVAELETAVLTAGAQLPPRELETRRTELAVVVSTGLTGLRAYLTGYLPALLLACLVPPIVLVVIGFHDPVSGLIAVVTLPLIPVFMVLIGLLTQGRAEATLVATTRLSDQLLDLFAGMPTLRALGREGSAGRTGSMEHRVRELGDALRQRTMRALRIAFLSSMVLEMLATLSVALIAVSIGLRLVYGEMSLYAGLVALILAPEVYLPLRMVGERFHAAQDGMAAADKAFAVLEPAAVRGQAESGADCQAAGGDVGADRSVSGTSGAGAVRPASSTNAVAAVGSHHGDIDGAGAAPGGDDGWEISELGSAASSGKPAEARPEVGRDGRGRIEICDLSVSARDGFAPAELTGVFRPGVVTVLTGPNGSGKSTALQAILGLITPECGSVKIDGTDVRALDQEAWWSRVAWLSQRPVLVPGTLRENLELLGARTPDTTVKGAVRVLDELEAACIATGFDAVLDELPDGWNTMVGTGGVGLSLGQRQRLALTRVLAADRPILLLDEPTAHLDPAAEATVLTALQQRARTGATVIVIAHRPTVLAAADHVIPIHSTAPQAVVS; translated from the coding sequence ATGGCCCGCCCGCCCGTCGACCCCCGATTGTGGAAGTACGCGCGCTCGGCCCGCCGCTATCTGGTGCTGAGTGTGGCGCTGTCCGTGGTGATCACGGGTTCGATCGTGGTCACCGCGGTCGCACTGGCGAAGGTGCTGGCCGGGGTTGTCACCGATCCCGGTCGGCGCAGCTTCGGGGCGTGGACATTCGAGTTGGTGGTGCTCATGGTCGCCATCGGCTGTCGGGTGCTGGCCACCTGGGTGCAGTCGCGGATCGCGCATCGGGCGGGGGCCGCGGTGGTCGCCGAACTGGAAACCGCGGTGCTTACCGCCGGGGCTCAGCTGCCACCGCGCGAACTCGAAACTCGGCGCACCGAATTGGCGGTTGTCGTGAGTACCGGGCTGACCGGGCTGCGAGCATATCTCACCGGGTATCTGCCGGCGCTGCTCCTTGCATGCCTGGTGCCGCCGATTGTCTTGGTGGTCATCGGGTTTCATGATCCGGTCTCCGGTCTCATCGCTGTGGTCACGCTGCCGTTGATTCCGGTGTTCATGGTGCTCATCGGTCTGCTCACGCAGGGCCGGGCCGAGGCCACGCTCGTCGCGACCACACGGCTGTCGGACCAACTGCTCGATCTCTTTGCCGGGATGCCGACGTTGCGGGCGTTGGGGCGGGAGGGGAGCGCGGGGCGGACGGGTTCGATGGAACACCGGGTGCGTGAGCTCGGGGATGCGTTGCGGCAGCGCACTATGCGTGCGCTGCGGATCGCGTTCCTGTCGTCGATGGTGCTCGAGATGCTTGCCACGCTGAGCGTCGCGTTGATCGCGGTATCCATCGGTCTGCGGCTCGTATACGGGGAGATGAGTCTCTATGCCGGGCTGGTGGCATTGATTCTCGCGCCGGAGGTGTATCTGCCACTGCGGATGGTGGGGGAGCGTTTTCATGCGGCGCAGGATGGAATGGCGGCTGCGGACAAGGCCTTTGCTGTTCTGGAGCCTGCTGCGGTGCGGGGACAGGCCGAATCGGGTGCCGATTGTCAGGCGGCTGGCGGGGACGTGGGTGCTGACCGCTCGGTCTCCGGCACTAGTGGGGCAGGCGCCGTCCGACCGGCTTCGAGTACGAATGCCGTGGCCGCCGTCGGCTCCCATCATGGGGATATCGACGGCGCGGGTGCTGCGCCGGGCGGGGACGACGGTTGGGAAATCAGCGAACTCGGTTCAGCGGCATCGAGCGGCAAGCCCGCCGAGGCGAGGCCCGAAGTCGGTAGAGATGGCCGGGGCCGCATCGAGATATGTGATCTCTCGGTAAGCGCCCGGGACGGATTTGCGCCCGCCGAGCTGACGGGGGTGTTCCGGCCGGGGGTGGTGACCGTACTGACCGGGCCCAACGGGAGCGGAAAATCGACTGCGCTGCAAGCAATCCTGGGTTTGATCACACCGGAGTGTGGCTCGGTGAAGATCGACGGCACTGACGTACGTGCGCTCGATCAGGAGGCTTGGTGGTCCCGTGTCGCCTGGCTGTCGCAACGTCCGGTCCTGGTCCCGGGAACACTACGCGAGAATCTCGAACTGCTCGGCGCGCGCACACCCGACACCACTGTGAAGGGCGCGGTACGCGTGCTCGACGAACTCGAAGCCGCCTGCATCGCAACCGGATTCGACGCAGTACTCGACGAACTCCCCGACGGCTGGAACACGATGGTCGGCACTGGCGGCGTCGGACTCTCCCTCGGCCAGCGCCAACGCCTGGCCCTCACCAGAGTGCTCGCCGCCGACCGCCCCATCCTCCTTCTCGACGAACCAACCGCCCACCTGGACCCCGCCGCCGAAGCCACCGTCCTCACCGCCCTACAGCAGCGAGCTCGCACCGGCGCAACCGTAATCGTCATAGCTCACCGCCCGACAGTCCTTGCCGCTGCCGACCACGTAATCCCCATCCACTCCACCGCACCTCAGGCAGTCGTCTCATGA